A stretch of Blastocatellia bacterium DNA encodes these proteins:
- a CDS encoding response regulator transcription factor — translation MTTNYKSQILIVDDEPQILRVMKNSLLARGYDVKVASDALEAIELINEKIPDLIILDLMMPKLSGFDLCKMVRKISKVPIMILSARQLEDDKKTALDLGACDYITKPFNLNDLLVRMRVTLRRSSNTEIEVGYLKVGDIGIDFSNKRVLVSGKEVELTLVEYDVLIYLANNAGKIITRQNLMNRLFGFDGLEHSQQLRSLINKLRNKIEPNPEKPHYILIEPGIGYKFYQQPL, via the coding sequence ATGACAACAAATTACAAATCACAGATTTTAATAGTAGATGATGAACCGCAAATTTTGCGTGTAATGAAAAATAGTCTTTTAGCAAGAGGTTATGATGTAAAAGTTGCTTCTGATGCTTTAGAAGCAATAGAGTTAATTAATGAGAAAATACCAGATTTAATCATTTTAGATTTAATGATGCCTAAGTTGTCAGGTTTTGATTTATGTAAGATGGTGCGTAAAATATCTAAAGTACCAATAATGATTCTTTCAGCTAGGCAGTTAGAAGATGATAAAAAGACAGCTTTAGATTTAGGAGCATGCGATTATATAACTAAGCCTTTTAATTTGAATGATTTACTAGTACGAATGAGAGTAACATTAAGAAGAAGTAGCAATACAGAAATAGAGGTAGGATACTTAAAAGTTGGTGATATTGGGATTGATTTTAGTAACAAAAGAGTTTTAGTTAGTGGAAAGGAAGTGGAATTAACACTAGTAGAATATGATGTACTTATATACTTAGCGAATAATGCAGGAAAAATAATAACACGCCAAAATTTAATGAACCGTTTATTTGGCTTTGATGGCTTAGAACATAGTCAGCAATTAAGAAGTTTAATAAATAAATTACGTAATAAAATAGAGCCTAATCCAGAAAAGCCTCATTATATTTTAATTGAACCTGGAATAGGTTATAAATTCTATCAACAGCCTTTATAG
- a CDS encoding formylglycine-generating enzyme family protein produces MLNSLSNFEFSVPIVDDFGRVVKRRKKTANCYIQDLEGVALEMVYIPSGNFLMGSIEGDQDEKPQHLVNVPEFFIGKYLVTQAQWRVIANWPKINQDLPAEISMFQGDNLPVEQVSWYDAIEFCARLSAKTGHYYRLPSEAEWEYAARATTTSPFAYGTTVTTRLVNYDGQAPYGQARKTIYRNCTTAVGSLANANLFGLYDCHGNVWEWCQDVWHDNYEGAPVDGTAWVVGEKPNLRVLRGGSWDYFGYGCRCAFRDRATVHIRSPFNGLRLVMHIEQTIN; encoded by the coding sequence ATGTTAAACAGCTTATCCAATTTTGAATTTTCAGTTCCAATAGTAGATGACTTTGGTCGTGTAGTAAAACGCCGTAAAAAAACAGCCAACTGTTATATCCAAGATCTTGAGGGTGTAGCTTTAGAAATGGTCTATATTCCATCTGGAAACTTTTTAATGGGAAGTATTGAAGGCGACCAAGACGAAAAGCCTCAACATCTAGTAAATGTCCCTGAATTTTTTATAGGCAAATACCTTGTTACACAAGCCCAATGGAGAGTTATTGCTAATTGGCCTAAAATTAACCAAGATCTGCCAGCAGAAATCTCTATGTTTCAAGGCGATAATTTACCTGTAGAACAGGTTTCTTGGTATGATGCGATAGAGTTTTGTGCTAGATTATCAGCTAAAACAGGACATTACTATCGTCTACCCTCAGAAGCAGAATGGGAATATGCTGCCCGCGCTACTACTACAAGCCCTTTTGCTTATGGTACAACAGTTACCACAAGACTAGTAAACTATGATGGTCAAGCCCCTTACGGCCAGGCTCGCAAAACTATTTATCGCAATTGCACTACTGCTGTAGGAAGTTTAGCTAATGCTAACCTTTTTGGACTCTATGATTGTCATGGAAATGTCTGGGAATGGTGTCAAGATGTTTGGCATGATAATTATGAAGGTGCGCCAGTTGATGGTACTGCTTGGGTAGTGGGAGAAAAACCAAATTTAAGGGTTCTACGTGGGGGTTCCTGGGACTATTTTGGTTATGGATGTCGTTGTGCTTTTCGTGATAGAGCAACAGTTCATATTAGAAGCCCTTTTAATGGTTTACGCTTAGTTATGCACATAGAACAAACTATTAATTAG
- a CDS encoding GGDEF domain-containing protein, translating to MKDELTGLLNRRFLIEQLDKLLEKTNNPVFSLLFIDIDFFKAVNDNGFLVGDRILVKIAEELSKQVQSRGFASRYGGEEFAILLPEINVQTATELAESIRTAIENTDFFPQEYYNQITVTILVTELSKKASHNNAKEILKELDDSLFEVKKSGRNRVKVI from the coding sequence ATGAAAGATGAATTAACAGGCTTGTTAAATCGTAGATTTTTAATTGAACAACTAGATAAACTTTTAGAAAAAACAAACAATCCTGTTTTTTCTCTATTATTTATTGATATAGATTTTTTTAAAGCAGTTAATGATAATGGTTTTCTTGTTGGAGATAGGATTTTAGTTAAAATTGCAGAAGAGTTATCAAAACAAGTTCAAAGCCGGGGTTTTGCAAGTCGCTATGGAGGCGAAGAATTCGCAATTTTACTGCCAGAAATTAATGTACAAACTGCAACAGAATTAGCTGAATCTATACGTACAGCAATAGAAAATACTGACTTTTTCCCTCAAGAATACTATAACCAAATAACAGTTACTATTCTTGTAACAGAACTTTCAAAGAAAGCTAGCCATAATAACGCCAAAGAAATACTTAAAGAATTGGATGACTCGCTTTTTGAAGTTAAAAAGTCTGGTCGTAACCGAGTTAAAGTTATTTAA
- a CDS encoding GMP synthase: MSNLPKSDSISVAVLDLNDGFKNQGISCIYQLLDDSQQNWKTRHNYDLNLKIEHFRVRDFGEVPKHRFDIYISSGGPGSPHDGEGKQWEVDYFQLLDDVFEHNLHRERKSFFFAICHSFQVLTRHFGFAEVCDAPRSVYGIMPAYPTPQGATSYLLEGLGERFFAFERRNYQVVHPDASALSALGVKVLALESRHGLRGKALMTISIGEEIQATQFHPEADRDSILRNFLDLEKREHILAHNGEELFNKMLASLQAEDRVKRTHDLIIPRFLTKAYHHLLSVDSRKISRLPRTPYLVDNPQTLPEDLLYEV, encoded by the coding sequence ATGAGTAATTTACCTAAATCTGATTCTATTTCCGTTGCTGTGTTAGACCTAAACGATGGTTTTAAGAACCAGGGTATTAGTTGCATATACCAACTACTAGATGATTCTCAGCAAAATTGGAAAACTCGTCATAATTATGACTTAAACCTTAAAATAGAGCATTTCCGAGTAAGAGATTTTGGAGAAGTCCCAAAACACCGTTTTGATATTTATATTTCTAGTGGTGGCCCAGGCTCACCTCATGATGGAGAAGGCAAACAATGGGAAGTTGATTATTTTCAACTCCTGGATGATGTATTTGAACATAACCTCCATAGAGAAAGAAAATCTTTCTTTTTTGCAATTTGCCACTCTTTCCAAGTATTAACTAGGCATTTTGGCTTTGCAGAAGTTTGTGATGCGCCACGCTCGGTTTATGGAATTATGCCCGCTTACCCAACACCACAAGGGGCTACATCCTATTTGTTAGAAGGCTTAGGAGAACGTTTTTTTGCCTTTGAACGTCGTAATTATCAAGTTGTCCATCCTGATGCTTCGGCTCTTTCTGCTTTAGGTGTAAAAGTTTTAGCATTAGAAAGTAGACATGGTTTAAGGGGTAAAGCCCTAATGACAATATCTATTGGTGAGGAAATCCAGGCTACTCAATTTCATCCTGAAGCTGATAGAGATAGTATTTTACGTAATTTCTTAGATCTAGAAAAACGAGAGCATATCCTAGCACACAATGGAGAAGAGCTTTTTAACAAGATGCTAGCAAGTCTTCAAGCAGAAGATCGCGTTAAACGAACACATGACTTAATTATTCCAAGGTTTTTAACAAAGGCTTATCATCATTTATTATCAGTAGATAGCCGCAAAATTTCTCGTCTGCCTCGTACACCTTACTTAGTAGATAATCCACAAACACTTCCAGAAGACTTACTTTATGAAGTTTAA
- a CDS encoding rRNA methyltransferase produces MSLPNELAKAIETELTTIDFSLFSKAIEELSLRYRNSEKVLISSTIHRLAYIGVRLPATYAVIKAVLTQLKKVLPNIELASLLDLGAGPGTVAWAALNLFPAINKVTLIEDDKNMLALGKKLSNNNVSLKSAEWLNLNLIKEHQFSANDLITISYVLGELPLVERKVLVQKAWQATSKILLLIEPGTPKGFSNILEAREQLISLGANIVAPCPHQEICPMQENDWCHFSERLPRSSLHRRAKAGYLSYEDEKFSYLIVSKDVVNRPFARIIRHPLKRKGHLQLSLCTSNGLKNLTISASKDNYKLAKKSDWGDSLDLRQEE; encoded by the coding sequence ATGTCTTTACCTAATGAATTAGCTAAAGCTATAGAAACAGAGTTAACTACAATAGATTTTTCTCTTTTTTCTAAAGCAATAGAGGAATTATCCTTACGCTACCGCAATAGCGAGAAAGTATTAATTTCCTCTACTATACATCGTCTTGCTTATATTGGAGTAAGACTTCCTGCAACTTATGCGGTAATAAAAGCAGTATTAACACAGTTAAAAAAAGTTTTACCTAACATAGAATTAGCTAGTTTATTAGACTTAGGTGCTGGCCCTGGTACAGTTGCTTGGGCAGCATTAAATCTTTTCCCAGCAATCAATAAGGTTACTTTGATAGAAGACGATAAAAATATGCTAGCTTTAGGTAAGAAATTATCTAACAACAATGTTAGTCTTAAATCTGCTGAGTGGCTTAACTTAAATTTAATTAAAGAGCATCAATTTTCAGCAAATGACTTAATAACTATTTCTTATGTTTTAGGAGAATTGCCTTTAGTAGAAAGAAAAGTTTTAGTTCAAAAAGCCTGGCAAGCAACAAGTAAAATACTTTTATTAATTGAACCAGGAACACCAAAAGGGTTTAGTAATATTTTAGAGGCTAGAGAGCAGTTAATTAGTTTAGGAGCAAATATAGTAGCACCTTGTCCACACCAAGAAATTTGCCCGATGCAGGAAAACGATTGGTGCCACTTTTCTGAGCGGTTGCCGCGCTCAAGCCTTCATCGTCGAGCAAAAGCTGGATATTTATCTTATGAAGATGAAAAATTTTCTTATCTTATTGTTTCTAAAGATGTTGTAAATAGACCTTTTGCCCGTATTATCCGCCATCCATTAAAAAGAAAAGGTCATTTACAATTAAGTTTATGTACTAGTAACGGATTAAAAAACCTTACGATTTCAGCTAGTAAAGATAATTATAAACTAGCAAAAAAATCCGATTGGGGAGATAGTTTAGATCTTAGACAAGAAGAATAA
- the thiE gene encoding thiamine phosphate synthase, which produces MLNKFNHKGLYAVTDREITGLTHPQIVEEIIEGGGKLIQLREKSLLTGDFYQTALQAVTLARRKGARLIINDRVDIALMVEADGVHLGQDDLDPEKARSLLGQDAIIGLSTHSLAQAILADKRPIDYIAVGPIFPTLTKPEASAEEGGYIGLELLFKVCQLVSKPVVAIGGITLNTAKDVLETGASCVAIISDLLKYGNISERTNRFLIELEPFTKI; this is translated from the coding sequence ATGCTAAATAAATTTAATCATAAAGGGTTATATGCAGTAACAGATAGAGAAATTACAGGATTAACCCATCCACAAATTGTTGAAGAAATTATTGAAGGTGGTGGAAAATTAATTCAATTAAGAGAAAAATCACTACTTACTGGGGATTTTTATCAAACTGCTTTGCAGGCAGTTACGTTAGCGCGTAGAAAAGGTGCTAGGTTGATTATAAATGACCGTGTGGATATTGCATTAATGGTAGAAGCTGATGGTGTTCATTTAGGGCAAGATGATTTAGACCCAGAAAAGGCTCGCTCGCTTTTAGGCCAGGATGCTATAATTGGCCTCTCAACACACTCATTAGCACAAGCAATATTAGCAGATAAACGCCCCATTGATTATATTGCGGTTGGGCCTATTTTTCCCACCCTAACAAAACCTGAAGCTAGTGCTGAAGAGGGTGGTTATATAGGACTAGAATTATTATTTAAGGTTTGTCAATTAGTTAGCAAACCTGTTGTAGCTATTGGGGGAATTACCTTAAATACAGCTAAAGACGTTTTAGAAACAGGGGCTAGTTGTGTGGCTATAATTTCTGATTTACTAAAATATGGTAATATTAGCGAACGTACTAACAGATTTTTAATTGAATTAGAACCATTTACAAAAATTTAA
- a CDS encoding protein kinase — protein sequence MDKHCILIADDDTMTLKILEKAFQSLDCKVITALNGQEALEKCSEIQPSLIISDWHMPVLDGIDLFFHIKNSPALQHIPFIFLTTSDDEETKIALLETGVEDYWNKPFNAKEIIVRTKKILSRLTLSQVVPQVITNPPQQPNDNTDAVTKAVLSPPDFLNSASSDSLVNYDEPNETYLHVSKTLNNRYKLLEPIGRGGMGIVYRTHDLQKNQEIALKLLRREYVSNSVEVRRFAREASTALRIKHPNVIETYEYGLVASGQAFITMEILTGHSLMNELRRNITIPKDYALKIMKQVCLGVLEAHKQDVIHRDLKPNNIFLVYSSNNEPVVKVLDFGIAILQAKQDDKKAAPERLTDPNIIIGTPEYMSPEQINKRDVEKETDIYSLGVVFYEMLTGQVPFLGTDVEILIAHISKKPTPINQIILIEPQLASLIMAMLAKDPKDRPSLELIITTLEKYI from the coding sequence ATGGATAAACATTGTATTTTAATTGCTGATGATGACACTATGACTTTGAAAATCCTTGAAAAGGCTTTTCAAAGTTTAGATTGCAAAGTAATTACGGCTCTAAATGGGCAAGAAGCTTTAGAAAAATGTTCAGAAATTCAGCCTAGTTTGATTATTTCTGATTGGCATATGCCTGTATTAGATGGTATAGACTTATTTTTTCATATAAAAAACTCTCCTGCCTTGCAACATATTCCTTTTATATTTCTTACTACTTCGGATGATGAAGAAACTAAAATTGCCCTTTTAGAAACAGGTGTTGAAGATTATTGGAACAAACCTTTTAATGCTAAAGAAATAATTGTTAGAACAAAAAAAATTCTAAGTAGACTTACTTTATCTCAAGTAGTCCCACAGGTTATAACTAACCCACCACAACAACCTAATGATAATACTGATGCAGTTACTAAAGCTGTTTTATCACCGCCAGATTTTTTAAATTCAGCTTCATCTGATTCTTTGGTAAATTATGATGAACCAAACGAAACCTATTTACACGTCAGCAAAACCTTAAATAATAGGTATAAACTACTAGAACCTATTGGCCGTGGTGGAATGGGCATAGTTTATCGAACGCATGACTTACAAAAAAATCAAGAAATAGCTCTAAAACTACTACGCCGCGAATATGTGTCAAATAGCGTTGAAGTTCGGCGATTTGCCAGAGAAGCTTCAACAGCCTTAAGAATTAAACATCCAAATGTGATTGAAACCTATGAATATGGTTTAGTTGCTTCTGGTCAAGCATTTATCACAATGGAAATACTCACAGGTCATTCACTAATGAATGAGCTAAGAAGAAATATTACCATTCCAAAAGACTATGCTCTAAAAATAATGAAACAGGTTTGTTTAGGTGTTTTAGAGGCTCATAAACAAGATGTAATTCATCGAGACTTAAAGCCAAATAATATTTTTCTAGTATATTCCTCTAATAATGAGCCTGTTGTTAAAGTACTGGATTTTGGTATCGCTATACTACAAGCAAAACAAGACGACAAAAAGGCCGCCCCAGAACGCTTAACAGACCCTAATATTATAATTGGAACTCCAGAATATATGTCTCCAGAGCAAATAAATAAACGAGATGTTGAAAAAGAGACAGATATTTATTCATTAGGAGTAGTTTTTTATGAGATGCTTACTGGGCAAGTGCCATTTTTGGGGACGGACGTAGAAATACTAATAGCTCATATTAGTAAAAAGCCAACTCCTATTAATCAAATAATACTTATAGAGCCGCAGCTAGCTAGTTTAATAATGGCTATGCTTGCTAAAGACCCTAAAGATAGACCAAGCTTAGAATTAATAATTACTACATTAGAAAAATATATATAA
- the hisA gene encoding 1-(5-phosphoribosyl)-5-[(5-phosphoribosylamino)methylideneamino]imidazole-4-carboxamide isomerase, which produces MLILPAIDLKDGCCVRLTQGDKEKVKVYDQDPLAVASSFLTVGAQMIHIVDLDGAFAGAKTENLSIVKKICHELNAKVEFGGGVRDEKAVENLIEIGVSQIVLGTIAVENTELLTNLAKKYQKYLAIGIDARNGKVATRGWETITEIDAVTLAKQVSELGIERVIYTDISQDGMLTGPNLVMTKHLAESSKLKVTASGGIGSLADICALKALSSYGVDSCIIGKALYEQKFTLKEALEIAA; this is translated from the coding sequence ATGTTAATTTTGCCAGCAATTGACTTAAAAGATGGTTGTTGTGTTCGTCTTACTCAAGGTGATAAGGAAAAAGTAAAAGTTTATGATCAAGATCCATTAGCTGTTGCTAGTAGCTTTTTAACTGTTGGGGCGCAAATGATTCATATTGTTGATCTTGATGGAGCGTTTGCTGGTGCAAAGACGGAAAACTTGTCAATTGTTAAGAAAATTTGCCATGAGTTAAACGCAAAAGTAGAATTTGGCGGCGGTGTTAGAGATGAAAAAGCTGTAGAAAACCTTATAGAAATAGGGGTTAGTCAAATTGTTCTTGGGACAATAGCGGTTGAAAATACGGAATTATTAACTAATTTAGCCAAAAAATATCAAAAATATTTAGCCATTGGCATAGATGCTAGAAATGGTAAAGTTGCAACTCGTGGTTGGGAAACTATTACAGAAATAGACGCAGTAACTTTGGCTAAACAAGTTTCTGAGCTAGGAATTGAGCGAGTAATTTACACAGATATTTCACAAGATGGAATGCTAACAGGCCCAAATTTAGTGATGACTAAACATTTAGCTGAAAGTAGCAAATTAAAAGTAACGGCTTCTGGTGGTATAGGCTCTTTAGCTGATATTTGCGCCTTAAAAGCTTTAAGTAGTTATGGTGTAGATAGTTGCATTATTGGAAAAGCTCTTTATGAGCAAAAATTTACTCTAAAAGAAGCTTTAGAAATTGCTGCTTAA
- a CDS encoding radical SAM protein: protein MPVITEKFRQARKLRMQGIKEGKVLTGPQTVHIDLANGCNTNCTTCWDHSPLLYLPRSMEWKRKQFDFEAFIELAKDLDSLNSVEAVILSGMGDPFVNPAIYKIIEVCKGYGWHVTVLTNALLANAEKILSLNVDMMLISVNGVSPTSYIAFHPNLRPADFQKLCQLLETFAWAGKRFKHVQVINYDTAAELVEMVRFADKYNATSITYKLASLSQGTERCAITEEQQKLLLDELIPLARREAAKLNVTTNLDIFEKQVAIGGLSTAPIKEVGCFMGWNYSRVTVEGKILFCCSTEVEVGNLAEGKFSEHWYSEKWQAVRERLMQGRYYPSCAQCGKLNQNVKIGAKVKEKFGEEIYFLRTGRS from the coding sequence TTGCCAGTAATTACAGAAAAATTTCGTCAAGCGCGTAAGTTGCGAATGCAGGGAATAAAAGAGGGTAAAGTCCTAACTGGGCCTCAAACCGTGCATATAGATTTAGCTAACGGCTGTAACACCAATTGCACAACTTGCTGGGATCACTCACCTTTGCTTTATTTACCTCGATCAATGGAGTGGAAGCGTAAACAGTTTGATTTTGAAGCATTTATAGAGCTAGCTAAAGACCTTGACAGCCTAAATTCTGTTGAAGCCGTGATTTTATCAGGTATGGGAGATCCTTTTGTTAATCCTGCTATCTATAAAATCATTGAAGTATGCAAGGGCTATGGCTGGCATGTTACTGTACTTACTAACGCACTTTTAGCTAATGCAGAAAAAATCCTCTCGTTAAATGTGGATATGATGTTAATTTCTGTAAATGGTGTTTCTCCAACATCTTATATAGCATTTCATCCAAATTTAAGACCTGCTGATTTTCAAAAGCTTTGTCAACTTTTGGAAACTTTTGCTTGGGCTGGTAAAAGATTTAAGCACGTCCAAGTAATCAATTATGATACAGCAGCGGAACTAGTTGAAATGGTTAGGTTTGCTGATAAATATAATGCTACTAGCATTACTTATAAATTAGCTAGTTTAAGCCAAGGAACTGAACGTTGTGCGATTACAGAAGAACAACAAAAATTACTACTTGATGAGCTAATCCCATTAGCACGCCGTGAAGCTGCTAAATTAAATGTAACAACCAACTTAGATATTTTTGAAAAACAAGTTGCGATTGGAGGCTTGTCAACAGCACCTATCAAAGAAGTAGGCTGTTTTATGGGTTGGAATTATTCCCGTGTTACAGTGGAAGGAAAAATTTTATTTTGCTGTTCAACAGAAGTAGAAGTAGGAAACTTAGCTGAAGGTAAATTTTCTGAACATTGGTATAGCGAAAAATGGCAAGCTGTCCGTGAACGGCTTATGCAAGGGCGTTATTATCCAAGTTGCGCACAATGTGGCAAGCTAAATCAAAATGTTAAAATTGGAGCAAAAGTAAAAGAAAAATTTGGTGAAGAAATATATTTTCTACGAACAGGAAGAAGTTAA
- a CDS encoding TIGR01777 family protein, translating to MSQVLVTGSTGLIGSVLVKPLEQSGYAVKKLVRSAADPKLNKFSWDPETGNIDPSVLSNAHALIHLAGENIAEGRWTEERKQKLRNSRIKVTKNLCNTLLKSKVPLKVAIMASAIGYYGNRGSEVLTEESSPGTGFLADLTKEWEEANKIISDNGIRLINLRIGIVLSPNGGALSKMMLPFQLGLGGQLGDGKHYMSWIALDDVINIILFLLKNPEISGNINVTAPNPVTNAEFTKAFAKVLYRPSFFTVPAFAARIAFGELADEALFSSCRAIPARLQASSYKFLYPNLLPALEHLLKK from the coding sequence ATTTCTCAAGTATTAGTTACAGGGTCAACAGGTTTAATTGGATCAGTACTAGTAAAACCACTAGAGCAATCTGGTTATGCTGTAAAAAAGCTAGTTCGTTCTGCTGCTGATCCAAAACTTAATAAATTTAGCTGGGATCCTGAAACAGGAAATATTGACCCTTCAGTTTTAAGCAATGCACATGCTTTGATCCATTTAGCAGGAGAAAATATTGCTGAAGGCAGATGGACAGAGGAAAGAAAACAAAAACTCCGCAATAGCAGAATTAAAGTAACCAAAAACCTTTGTAATACTTTATTAAAATCTAAAGTTCCTCTTAAAGTAGCTATTATGGCTTCAGCTATTGGTTATTATGGTAATCGTGGTAGTGAAGTGTTAACTGAAGAAAGTAGCCCAGGCACAGGATTTTTAGCTGATCTAACTAAGGAATGGGAAGAAGCAAATAAAATCATCTCTGATAATGGTATTAGGCTTATTAATTTACGTATTGGTATAGTTCTTAGTCCTAATGGAGGAGCTTTAAGTAAAATGATGTTGCCATTCCAACTAGGTTTAGGAGGTCAGCTTGGCGATGGAAAACATTATATGAGTTGGATAGCATTAGATGATGTAATTAATATAATTTTATTTTTGTTAAAGAATCCAGAAATATCTGGAAATATTAATGTTACTGCCCCAAATCCAGTTACTAATGCAGAATTTACTAAAGCTTTTGCTAAGGTATTATATAGACCTAGTTTTTTTACTGTGCCTGCTTTTGCTGCTCGGATTGCTTTTGGAGAGCTAGCAGATGAAGCATTATTTTCAAGTTGTCGGGCTATTCCAGCACGACTTCAAGCAAGCAGTTATAAATTTCTCTACCCTAATTTACTCCCTGCTTTAGAACATTTATTAAAAAAATAA
- a CDS encoding PilT/PilU family type 4a pilus ATPase yields MSFFELPPLIEKMLATSENVSDLNFSVGRPPQVEVNGKLTPVEIKGLRVLTPYQTEVIAMSLLSGNKDAAEKLLKNGSVDISFSIHQRTRFRVNIFSQRGTYCIVMRVIPTDIPSIESLQLPPQLGEVSFYKNGIVLLTGPTGSGKSSTLAAIIDKINREKYYHIVTIEDPIEFLHSHKNCTINQRELGSDTPSFALALRAALRQAPKVILVGEMRDLETTEIALEASETGHLVLSTLHTTDASKTIDRIIGLYPKNEEHIIRVRLAQSFRYIISQRLLPKADGKGRIAIVEVLKSTPRTREYIEKGESEGKTLLDAMNDGELEGMQHFDQVIEKYIRQGIITKEDGLSFSTNPSNLQLRLSGLGTSSDFSVGSQDNSRGDGGRSSAFGAGSMRNLIER; encoded by the coding sequence ATGAGTTTTTTTGAACTCCCACCATTAATTGAGAAAATGTTAGCAACTAGTGAAAATGTTAGTGACTTAAATTTTTCTGTTGGACGACCTCCACAAGTAGAAGTAAATGGTAAACTTACGCCAGTAGAAATCAAGGGTTTACGGGTACTTACTCCATATCAAACAGAAGTTATTGCAATGTCTTTACTATCTGGTAATAAAGATGCCGCCGAAAAACTACTAAAAAATGGTTCTGTAGATATTTCTTTTAGTATCCATCAGCGTACAAGATTTCGGGTTAATATTTTTTCTCAACGTGGCACTTATTGTATTGTAATGCGGGTTATTCCTACAGATATTCCTTCTATAGAATCTCTGCAACTACCTCCACAACTTGGGGAAGTATCTTTTTATAAAAATGGAATTGTTTTACTTACCGGGCCAACAGGTAGCGGCAAATCTTCCACTTTAGCAGCAATTATTGATAAAATTAACCGAGAAAAATACTATCATATTGTTACTATTGAAGATCCAATAGAATTCCTACATTCGCATAAAAATTGCACGATTAATCAACGTGAGTTAGGTAGTGATACACCTTCTTTTGCTTTAGCCTTACGCGCAGCACTGCGCCAAGCTCCAAAAGTAATTTTAGTAGGTGAAATGAGAGATTTAGAAACAACAGAAATTGCTTTAGAAGCTTCTGAAACAGGTCACTTAGTATTATCTACCCTGCATACTACTGATGCTTCTAAAACAATAGATCGTATCATAGGACTTTATCCTAAAAATGAAGAACATATTATTCGGGTAAGACTAGCGCAGTCATTTCGCTATATAATTTCACAAAGATTATTACCAAAAGCCGATGGAAAAGGAAGAATAGCTATAGTAGAAGTCTTAAAATCTACTCCTAGAACTCGTGAATATATTGAAAAAGGTGAAAGTGAAGGCAAGACCTTGTTAGATGCTATGAATGATGGGGAATTAGAAGGTATGCAACATTTTGACCAAGTAATTGAAAAATATATTCGTCAAGGGATAATAACTAAAGAAGACGGACTCTCATTCTCAACTAACCCAAGCAATTTACAACTTCGTTTATCAGGTCTTGGAACTTCTAGTGACTTTTCGGTTGGAAGCCAAGATAATAGTCGTGGAGATGGTGGCCGAAGTAGTGCTTTTGGTGCTGGCTCAATGCGTAATTTAATAGAAAGGTAG